Proteins found in one Tamandua tetradactyla isolate mTamTet1 chromosome 3, mTamTet1.pri, whole genome shotgun sequence genomic segment:
- the LOC143675600 gene encoding uncharacterized protein LOC143675600 codes for MWPSTTESWPGVALAITHRGLAPQRPLHTFCRNWPVRQPPSTWDTHLPWPRSRWPKLLALLLALVVVLGGGGSRLQALWADGQTYGGPWRSRVPPTAPPGRVQRDCAPRIRHGPGAQYRRHCLCEIPSGSQKWTPILMSDSHYERPWMD; via the exons ATGTGGCCCAGCACG ACAGAGAGCTGGCCTGGGGTTGCCCTGGCTATCACCCACCGGGGACTGGCCCCCCAGCGTCCCCTCCACACGTTTTGTAGGAACTGGCCTGTCCGGCAACCTCCCAGCACCTG GGACACGCACCTGCCCTGGCCCAGGTCACGATGGCCCAAGCTCCTGGCCCTGCTGCTGGCGCTGGTGGTGGTGTTGGGCGGCGGGGGGAGCAGGCTGCAGGCTCTGTGGGCGGACGGACAGACCTACGGGGGTCCATGGAGGAGCAGGGTACCCCCCACAGCGCCACCTGGAAGGGTGCAGAGGGACTGCGCACCCCGGATTCGCCATGGTCCTGG GGCTCAGTACAGACGCCACTGTCTCTGTGAAATTCCAAGTGGTTCTCAGAAGTGGACGCCCATCCTCATGTCGG